The following are encoded together in the Magnetospirillum gryphiswaldense MSR-1 v2 genome:
- a CDS encoding undecaprenyl-diphosphate phosphatase codes for MTYLDIVLIAVIHGLAGVLPLSAGGHFALFSGLASDPKGFAVVSIAAHLGVAAGLMLWLWRDCLAMATGIGRMVKGKSDPGGRLFLLLLAASVPAGLLSAWLLTVLVPANGQVLAAACLLIFGLLLALADRWGVTVSRIEHLGYGAAAIIGLVQMVALIPGVSRTGLAVTVARVLGYERREAARLALLLGIPALIGLGLFKLWHVREAVPLLLSTDLLLTAGLAAAAAWLAAGGMLAWLGRHTFLPFCLWRIMLGSGVIALYFLSA; via the coding sequence ATGACCTATCTGGATATTGTGCTGATCGCGGTGATCCATGGGCTGGCGGGCGTATTGCCGTTGTCGGCTGGTGGGCATTTCGCCCTGTTCTCGGGTCTGGCCTCCGATCCCAAGGGCTTCGCCGTCGTTTCCATCGCCGCCCATCTGGGGGTGGCGGCGGGGCTGATGCTGTGGTTGTGGCGGGATTGCCTGGCCATGGCCACCGGGATTGGCCGCATGGTCAAGGGCAAGTCCGATCCCGGCGGGCGGCTGTTTCTGCTGTTGTTGGCGGCATCGGTGCCGGCGGGTTTGCTGTCGGCGTGGCTGCTGACCGTGTTGGTGCCGGCCAATGGTCAGGTGCTGGCGGCGGCATGCCTGCTGATTTTTGGCTTGTTACTGGCCTTGGCCGATCGCTGGGGAGTGACGGTCAGCCGCATCGAGCACCTGGGGTATGGCGCTGCCGCCATCATCGGTCTGGTGCAGATGGTGGCGTTGATCCCTGGTGTGTCGCGCACCGGCTTGGCGGTCACCGTGGCGCGGGTGTTGGGCTATGAACGGCGCGAGGCCGCGCGTCTGGCTCTGCTGCTGGGGATTCCGGCCCTGATTGGCTTGGGTTTGTTCAAGCTGTGGCACGTGCGCGAGGCGGTGCCGTTGCTGCTGTCCACCGATCTGCTGTTGACCGCCGGTCTGGCGGCTGCGGCGGCTTGGCTGGCTGCCGGGGGCATGTTGGCGTGGTTGGGGCGGCACACTTTTCTGCCGTTTTGCCTGTGGCGGATCATGTTGGGGTCCGGGGTTATCGCCCTTTATTTCCTCTCAGCTTGA
- a CDS encoding NAD(P)-dependent oxidoreductase yields the protein MTRKMLQFTRLDQKQPDKRAATARKGDFGEISLAFDLDRAGDQASRCEQCGIPFCQIGCPLGNNIPDWLMLNAQGRMEEAYAMSAATNTFPEICGRICPQDRLCEGKCVLEQSTHEAVTIGAIEKHVTEFAFAQGWVHPPRPHKELAQSIGIIGGGPGGLAAAEALRKKGYQVTVYDRHDRMGGLLIYGIPGFKLEKSVVERRTQLLAQAGIKLETGIHVGVDVSLAELRDRHDAVLIATGVYKGRELGIKGDKLPGIHAALDYLITQNKVGLGDSVAAYDDGTLNAKGKDVVVIGGGDTAMDCVRTAIRQGAKSVKCLYRRDRANMPGSQREVAHAEEEGVEFVWMAAPTEVLGTDKVSGVKSVRMHLGVADASGRQAPEPIDGSDFELKADMVIKALGFDPEDMHSLFGEKRLDVTRWGTLVMDERTHMTTLDGVFAAGDIVRGASLVVWAIKDGRDAALSIDRYIKAKSRIAAE from the coding sequence ATGACCCGCAAGATGCTTCAGTTCACCCGGCTCGACCAAAAGCAGCCCGACAAGCGGGCCGCCACTGCGCGCAAGGGCGATTTCGGCGAAATCAGCCTGGCCTTCGACCTGGACCGCGCCGGCGACCAAGCGTCGCGCTGCGAACAATGCGGCATTCCGTTCTGCCAGATCGGTTGTCCGCTGGGCAACAACATCCCCGACTGGCTGATGCTGAATGCGCAAGGGCGCATGGAGGAAGCCTACGCCATGTCGGCCGCCACCAACACCTTCCCGGAAATCTGCGGTCGCATCTGCCCGCAGGACCGCCTGTGCGAAGGCAAATGCGTGCTGGAGCAATCCACCCACGAGGCGGTGACCATCGGCGCCATCGAAAAGCACGTGACCGAATTCGCCTTTGCCCAGGGCTGGGTCCATCCGCCCCGGCCGCACAAGGAACTGGCCCAGTCCATCGGCATCATCGGTGGCGGTCCCGGCGGTCTGGCGGCAGCCGAGGCCTTGCGCAAGAAAGGCTATCAGGTCACCGTCTATGATCGCCACGACCGCATGGGCGGGCTGTTGATCTATGGCATCCCCGGCTTCAAGCTGGAGAAAAGCGTGGTCGAACGGCGCACCCAATTGCTGGCCCAGGCCGGCATCAAGCTGGAAACCGGCATCCATGTGGGCGTCGATGTCAGCCTGGCCGAGCTGCGCGACCGCCATGACGCCGTGCTGATCGCCACCGGCGTCTACAAGGGCCGCGAACTGGGCATCAAGGGCGACAAGCTGCCCGGCATCCATGCCGCCCTGGATTACCTGATCACCCAGAACAAGGTCGGCCTGGGCGACAGCGTCGCCGCCTATGACGACGGCACGTTGAACGCCAAGGGCAAGGACGTGGTGGTCATCGGCGGCGGCGACACCGCCATGGATTGCGTGCGCACCGCCATCCGCCAGGGCGCCAAGTCGGTGAAGTGCCTGTACCGCCGCGACCGCGCCAACATGCCCGGCAGCCAACGCGAAGTCGCCCACGCCGAGGAAGAAGGCGTCGAGTTCGTCTGGATGGCGGCGCCGACCGAAGTGCTGGGCACGGACAAGGTCAGCGGCGTCAAGTCCGTGCGCATGCATCTGGGCGTGGCCGACGCCTCGGGCCGGCAGGCGCCGGAACCCATCGACGGCTCGGATTTCGAGCTCAAGGCCGACATGGTCATCAAGGCCCTGGGCTTCGACCCCGAGGACATGCACAGCCTGTTCGGCGAAAAGCGGCTGGACGTCACCCGCTGGGGCACCCTGGTCATGGACGAGCGCACCCACATGACCACGCTGGACGGTGTTTTCGCCGCCGGCGACATCGTGCGCGGCGCCAGTCTGGTTGTGTGGGCGATCAAGGACGGGCGCGACGCCGCCCTGTCCATCGACCGTTACATCAAGGCCAAAAGCCGCATCGCGGCGGAGTAA
- a CDS encoding glutathione S-transferase N-terminal domain-containing protein, producing the protein MKLRYSHTSPYARKAWMTAIECGLDDKLEMIKTNAWASEADFVAENPLSKIPALTLENGVTLYDSPVICEYLDSQHSGHKLFPDHPVERWRQLTLQALADGILDAAVAIRIEQTIRPEDKRWDGWMERQQAAIIRALDVLEKEVGHWGGVFLIGPISVACALGYLDFRKAVADWRTGRPHLSHWFTTIHNRRSVRDTEPQE; encoded by the coding sequence ATGAAATTGCGCTATTCCCACACCTCGCCTTATGCCCGCAAGGCCTGGATGACCGCCATCGAATGCGGCCTGGACGACAAGTTGGAAATGATCAAGACCAACGCCTGGGCGTCCGAGGCCGATTTCGTCGCCGAAAACCCGCTGTCGAAAATTCCGGCATTGACCTTGGAAAACGGCGTCACCTTGTACGATTCGCCGGTGATCTGTGAATATTTGGACAGCCAGCACAGCGGCCACAAGCTGTTCCCCGATCATCCGGTGGAACGCTGGCGCCAGTTGACGCTGCAAGCCCTGGCCGATGGCATCCTGGATGCCGCCGTGGCCATCCGCATCGAACAGACCATCCGGCCCGAGGACAAGCGCTGGGACGGCTGGATGGAGCGGCAGCAAGCCGCCATCATCCGCGCCCTCGACGTGCTGGAAAAGGAAGTCGGCCATTGGGGCGGTGTCTTCCTGATCGGTCCGATCAGCGTCGCCTGCGCCCTCGGCTACCTGGATTTCCGCAAGGCCGTGGCTGATTGGCGGACCGGCAGGCCGCATCTGAGCCATTGGTTCACCACCATCCATAACCGCCGCTCGGTGCGCGACACCGAACCGCAGGAATGA
- a CDS encoding glutathione S-transferase family protein: protein MPTLYDNPLSRNGYKVRLLASHLGLPLHVVTKDLKAGESRQPDFLAKNTAGKVPVLELEDGTCLPESNAIVLYMAEGTPLLPTAPLERAQVLRWMFFEQSQILPNIGLARMLKITGRDTQRPDVYAQRLEVAQDSLAALERHFGSHDWAALGRFTAADIVLYAYASVAEEAGIDTSPYPSMVAWRKRVEALPAHVKPDWGFAA, encoded by the coding sequence ATGCCGACCCTCTATGACAACCCGCTGTCGCGCAACGGCTACAAGGTCCGGCTGCTGGCCAGCCATCTGGGATTGCCGCTGCACGTGGTGACCAAGGATCTGAAGGCGGGGGAATCCCGTCAGCCGGATTTCCTGGCCAAGAACACCGCCGGCAAGGTGCCGGTGCTGGAACTGGAAGACGGCACCTGCCTGCCGGAATCCAACGCCATCGTGCTGTACATGGCCGAAGGCACGCCCTTGTTGCCGACCGCGCCGTTGGAGCGGGCCCAGGTGCTGCGCTGGATGTTCTTCGAGCAAAGCCAGATTCTGCCCAATATCGGGCTGGCCCGCATGCTGAAGATCACCGGCCGCGACACCCAGCGCCCCGACGTCTATGCCCAGCGCCTCGAGGTGGCCCAAGACAGTCTGGCGGCGTTGGAACGCCATTTCGGCTCCCATGACTGGGCGGCCTTGGGCCGCTTCACCGCCGCCGACATCGTCCTTTACGCCTATGCCAGCGTGGCCGAGGAAGCGGGAATCGACACCAGCCCCTATCCGTCGATGGTCGCCTGGAGAAAACGGGTCGAGGCCCTGCCGGCGCATGTGAAGCCCGATTGGGGCTTTGCCGCCTGA
- a CDS encoding cupin domain-containing protein produces the protein MSAQAIIDRLGLRPHPEGGHYGETYRHEAGDGGRGACTAIHYLLQAGERSHWHRVDAVEIWLWHGGEGLKLSIAAAADAPVHEIILGGDVLAGQQVQAVVPAYAWQAAEPLGAWTLVSCVVAPAFDFAGFEMAPPGWTP, from the coding sequence ATGAGCGCACAAGCAATCATCGACCGGTTGGGGCTGCGGCCCCACCCGGAAGGCGGCCATTACGGCGAAACCTATCGCCATGAAGCGGGCGATGGCGGACGCGGCGCCTGTACCGCCATCCATTATTTGCTGCAAGCGGGTGAACGATCCCACTGGCATCGGGTCGATGCGGTGGAAATCTGGCTGTGGCATGGCGGCGAGGGGCTGAAACTGTCCATCGCCGCCGCCGCGGACGCCCCCGTCCACGAGATCATCCTGGGCGGTGACGTCCTGGCCGGTCAGCAGGTCCAGGCGGTGGTCCCCGCTTACGCCTGGCAAGCGGCGGAACCCTTGGGCGCCTGGACCCTGGTGTCGTGCGTCGTCGCCCCGGCCTTCGACTTCGCCGGTTTCGAGATGGCGCCGCCCGGCTGGACCCCCTGA
- the gltB gene encoding glutamate synthase large subunit: MIRNNGETFVAEYLENAATLEEAGIDTRPHDACGVGLVASLDGRPRRDVVVAGIEALRVLFHRGAVDADGKTGDGAGIHVELPQDFFKEHIRHSGHEPVPGRLAVGMIFLPKTDLGAQERCRCIVETAILNMGYAIYGWRQVPVDVSIIGEKANATRPEIEQIMVANTQGTPEERFETDLYILRRRIEKQVLAEHITDFYICSLSCRSIIYKGMFLAEQLTSFYPDLLDERFISRFAIYHQRYSTNTFPTWRLAQPFRMLAHNGEINTLAGNLNWMKAHEPRMAHDAFGPAIEDIKPIIQAGSSDSAALDSVFEVMVRAGRPAPMVKQMLVPESLGSNTQMPEAHRAFFSYCNAVIEPWDGPAAICATDGRWVVAGMDRNGLRPMRVTITKDGLLIVGSETGMVKVAETDVIEKSRVGPGQTIAVDLEAGKLYRDRDLKDMLSGRAPYDKWTSRITELDSLVKTGAPEPAELSADELKRRQVACGITMEDMELILQPMVEEAKEAIGSMGDDAPLAVLSDHYRGLHHFFKQDFSQVTNPPIDSLRESQVMSLRTRLGNLGNILDEHESQCDVLALNSPVLSTAEFEAMRRYMGVAAAEVDCTFDPSAGENALKDALARIRREAEEAVRAGCTHLILSDKSMDECRAAVPMILAAAGVHSHLVREKLRTWTSLNIRSAEALDVHYFAVLVGVGATTVNAYLAQEAIADRWRRGLFPGQTLEECVRNYKKAIDQGLLKIMSKMGISVISSYRGGCNFEAIGLSRALVAEFFPGMTSRISGIGLTGIAKKTIEQHATGFTAAQAVLPVGGFYRVRRGQEAHSFDGTLIHLLQSAVATDSYATYKKYSDGLRRLPPISIRDLLDFTPTGAAVNVDEVESITEIRKRFLTPGMSLGALSAEAHGTLNIAMNRIGAKSVSGEGGEDPERYRPRPNGDNANSAIKQIASGRFGVTAEYLNNCREIEIKVAQGAKPGEGGQLPGFKVTVEIAKLRHSTPGVMLISPPPHHDIYSIEDLAQLIYDLKQINPIAKVTVKLVSRSGIGTIAAGVAKAKADIILISGNVGGTGASPQTSIKFAGLPWELGLSEAHQVLTLNRLRHRVKLRTDGGLKTGRDIVIAAMLGAEEFGIGTTSLIALGCIMVRQCHSNTCPVGVCTQDPALRAKFTGSPEKVVNLFSFIAEEVREILASLGVRSLNEIIGRTDLLSQVSRGAAHLDDLDLNPLLAQADAGGHARYCTQVERNEVPETLDAQIIEDAKPLLEEGEKMQLAYNVRNVQRAIGTKLSHKIVKKYGMTGLQPGHITVRLRGSCGQSLGAFAVQGLKLEVFGDSNDYVGKGLSGGTIVVRPPVSSPLKSNDNTIIGNTVLYGATAGKLFAAGQAGERFAVRNSGAVAVIEGCGSNGCEYMTGGTVIILGSVGANFGAGMTGGMAFVFDTDNRFGHNANPESIIIQGVETDYWQGVLKGLIKEHVAETQSAWAESILADWDRQLPKFRQIVPKEMLNRLEHPATKPAEVAAE, from the coding sequence ATGATCCGGAACAACGGCGAAACCTTCGTTGCCGAGTATCTGGAAAACGCCGCGACACTGGAAGAAGCCGGCATCGACACCAGGCCCCACGACGCCTGCGGCGTCGGTCTGGTGGCCAGTCTTGACGGCCGTCCGCGCCGCGACGTGGTGGTCGCCGGCATCGAGGCGCTTCGGGTGCTGTTCCATCGGGGCGCGGTGGACGCCGACGGCAAGACCGGCGACGGCGCCGGCATCCACGTGGAATTGCCGCAGGATTTCTTCAAGGAACACATCCGCCATTCCGGCCACGAGCCGGTGCCGGGGCGGCTGGCGGTGGGCATGATCTTCCTGCCCAAGACCGATCTGGGGGCGCAGGAACGCTGCCGCTGCATCGTCGAGACCGCCATCTTGAACATGGGCTACGCCATCTATGGCTGGCGTCAGGTGCCGGTGGACGTCTCGATCATCGGTGAAAAGGCCAATGCCACCCGGCCCGAGATCGAACAGATCATGGTCGCCAACACCCAAGGCACGCCGGAAGAGCGGTTCGAGACCGACCTTTACATCCTGCGCCGCCGCATCGAAAAGCAGGTGCTGGCCGAGCACATCACCGATTTCTACATCTGCTCGCTGTCGTGCCGCTCAATCATCTACAAAGGCATGTTCCTGGCCGAGCAGCTGACCAGCTTCTATCCCGATCTTTTGGACGAGCGCTTCATTTCCCGCTTCGCCATCTATCACCAGCGTTATTCCACCAACACCTTCCCCACTTGGCGGCTGGCCCAGCCCTTCCGCATGTTGGCCCATAACGGCGAAATCAACACCTTGGCCGGCAACCTCAACTGGATGAAGGCGCACGAGCCGCGCATGGCCCATGACGCCTTCGGTCCGGCCATCGAGGACATCAAGCCGATCATCCAAGCCGGCAGCTCGGATTCGGCGGCGCTCGACAGCGTGTTCGAGGTCATGGTCCGCGCCGGCCGCCCCGCCCCCATGGTCAAGCAGATGCTGGTGCCGGAATCCTTGGGCTCCAACACCCAGATGCCGGAAGCGCACCGCGCCTTCTTCAGCTATTGCAATGCCGTCATCGAGCCGTGGGACGGCCCGGCGGCCATCTGCGCCACCGATGGCCGCTGGGTGGTGGCCGGCATGGACCGCAACGGCCTGCGCCCCATGCGTGTCACCATCACCAAGGACGGCCTGCTGATCGTCGGATCGGAAACCGGCATGGTCAAGGTGGCGGAAACCGACGTCATCGAGAAAAGCCGGGTCGGACCGGGCCAGACCATCGCCGTCGACCTGGAAGCGGGCAAGCTGTACCGCGACCGCGACTTGAAGGACATGCTGTCGGGCCGCGCCCCCTATGACAAGTGGACCAGCCGCATCACCGAACTGGATTCCCTGGTCAAGACCGGGGCGCCGGAACCGGCGGAGCTGTCGGCGGACGAATTGAAGCGCCGTCAGGTCGCCTGCGGCATCACCATGGAAGACATGGAACTGATCCTGCAGCCCATGGTCGAAGAGGCCAAGGAAGCCATCGGCTCCATGGGCGACGACGCGCCGCTGGCGGTTTTGTCCGACCATTATCGCGGCCTGCACCACTTCTTTAAGCAGGATTTCAGTCAGGTCACCAATCCGCCCATCGATTCCTTGCGGGAATCCCAGGTCATGAGCTTGCGCACCCGTCTGGGCAATCTGGGCAACATCCTGGACGAGCACGAAAGCCAGTGCGACGTCCTGGCGCTGAACAGCCCAGTGCTGTCCACCGCCGAGTTCGAGGCCATGCGCCGCTACATGGGCGTTGCCGCCGCCGAGGTGGATTGCACCTTCGACCCGTCGGCGGGGGAAAACGCCCTCAAGGACGCCCTGGCCCGCATCCGCCGCGAGGCGGAAGAGGCGGTCCGCGCCGGCTGCACTCATTTGATCCTGTCGGACAAGTCCATGGACGAATGCCGCGCCGCCGTGCCCATGATCCTGGCCGCCGCCGGCGTCCATTCCCATCTGGTGCGGGAGAAATTGCGCACCTGGACCAGCTTGAACATCCGTTCGGCGGAAGCGCTCGACGTACATTACTTCGCCGTCCTGGTCGGTGTCGGTGCGACCACCGTCAACGCCTATCTGGCCCAGGAAGCCATCGCCGACCGCTGGCGGCGCGGCCTGTTCCCCGGCCAGACGCTGGAAGAATGCGTGCGCAATTACAAGAAGGCCATCGACCAGGGTCTGTTGAAGATCATGTCGAAGATGGGCATCTCGGTCATTTCCAGCTATCGCGGCGGCTGCAACTTCGAAGCCATCGGCCTGTCGCGCGCTTTGGTCGCCGAGTTCTTCCCCGGCATGACCAGCCGTATTTCCGGCATCGGCCTGACCGGCATCGCCAAGAAGACCATCGAACAACACGCCACCGGCTTCACCGCCGCCCAGGCCGTGCTGCCGGTGGGCGGCTTCTACCGCGTCCGCCGTGGGCAAGAGGCCCATTCCTTCGACGGCACCTTGATCCACCTGCTGCAAAGCGCGGTGGCCACCGATTCCTACGCCACCTATAAAAAGTACTCGGACGGCCTGCGCCGGCTTCCGCCCATTTCCATCCGCGACCTGCTCGACTTCACCCCCACGGGGGCGGCGGTTAATGTGGACGAGGTGGAAAGCATCACCGAAATCCGTAAGCGTTTCCTCACCCCCGGCATGAGCTTGGGCGCCTTGTCGGCGGAAGCCCACGGCACGTTGAACATCGCCATGAACCGCATCGGCGCCAAGTCGGTGTCGGGCGAGGGCGGCGAGGACCCGGAACGCTATCGCCCGCGTCCCAACGGCGACAACGCCAATTCGGCCATCAAGCAGATCGCCAGCGGTCGTTTCGGCGTCACCGCCGAGTACCTCAACAATTGCCGCGAGATCGAGATCAAGGTGGCCCAGGGCGCCAAGCCCGGTGAGGGTGGCCAGTTGCCCGGCTTCAAGGTGACGGTGGAAATCGCCAAGCTGCGCCACTCCACCCCCGGCGTCATGCTGATCAGCCCGCCGCCGCACCACGATATCTATTCCATCGAAGATTTGGCCCAGTTGATCTATGACCTCAAGCAGATCAACCCCATCGCCAAGGTGACGGTGAAGCTGGTGTCGCGGTCCGGCATCGGCACCATCGCCGCCGGCGTCGCCAAGGCCAAGGCCGACATCATCCTGATTTCCGGCAATGTCGGCGGCACCGGCGCCAGCCCCCAGACCAGCATCAAATTCGCCGGCCTGCCGTGGGAATTGGGCCTGTCCGAGGCCCATCAGGTGCTGACCCTCAACCGCCTGCGCCACCGGGTGAAATTGCGTACCGATGGCGGGTTGAAGACCGGGCGCGACATCGTCATCGCCGCCATGCTGGGGGCGGAAGAATTCGGCATCGGCACCACCAGCCTGATCGCGCTGGGCTGCATCATGGTGCGCCAGTGCCATTCCAACACCTGCCCGGTGGGGGTGTGCACGCAAGACCCGGCACTTCGGGCTAAGTTCACCGGCAGCCCGGAAAAGGTGGTCAACCTGTTCAGCTTCATCGCCGAGGAAGTGCGGGAAATCCTGGCCAGCCTTGGTGTGCGCAGCTTGAACGAGATCATCGGCCGCACCGACTTGCTATCCCAGGTCAGCCGTGGCGCCGCCCATCTGGATGATCTGGACTTGAACCCGCTGTTGGCCCAGGCCGATGCTGGCGGTCACGCCCGCTATTGCACGCAAGTAGAGCGCAACGAAGTGCCGGAAACGCTGGACGCCCAGATCATCGAGGACGCCAAGCCGCTGTTGGAAGAAGGCGAAAAGATGCAGCTGGCCTATAACGTCCGCAACGTCCAGCGCGCCATCGGCACCAAGCTTTCGCACAAGATCGTCAAGAAGTACGGCATGACCGGCTTGCAGCCCGGTCACATCACCGTGCGCCTCAGGGGTTCTTGTGGGCAAAGCTTGGGCGCTTTCGCCGTGCAGGGGCTGAAGCTGGAAGTGTTCGGCGATTCCAACGATTACGTCGGCAAGGGCCTGTCGGGCGGCACCATCGTCGTGCGCCCGCCGGTGTCCAGCCCGCTCAAGTCCAACGACAACACCATCATCGGCAATACCGTGCTGTACGGCGCCACCGCCGGCAAATTGTTCGCCGCCGGTCAGGCGGGGGAACGCTTCGCCGTCAGGAATTCCGGCGCGGTGGCGGTGATCGAGGGCTGTGGTTCCAACGGCTGCGAATACATGACCGGCGGCACCGTAATCATCCTGGGGTCGGTCGGTGCCAATTTCGGCGCCGGCATGACCGGCGGCATGGCCTTCGTCTTCGACACCGACAACCGCTTCGGCCACAACGCCAACCCGGAAAGCATCATCATCCAGGGCGTCGAAACCGATTATTGGCAAGGCGTGTTGAAGGGCCTGATCAAGGAACACGTGGCCGAAACCCAATCGGCCTGGGCGGAAAGCATCCTGGCCGACTGGGATCGCCAATTGCCCAAGTTCCGCCAGATCGTGCCCAAGGAAATGCTGAACCGGCTGGAACACCCGGCGACCAAACCGGCGGAAGTGGCGGCGGAATAA